The genomic interval CTCGGTCGTCGCGTCACGCTAACGACAGACACatccctcacgggctggggggcgatcatgagtggtcgctctgCTCGAGGTCTATGGCAGGACCATCATctctcctggcacataaatcgccTGGAGATGTTGGCAGTGTTTCAGGCCCTGAAGCACTTCCTTCCAGACCTCAGGGACCATCATATGCTAGTTCGCTCAGACAACACGTCGGTGGTCTCATATATAATCATCAAGGGGGTTTGAGGTCGCGCCCGTTATACAAACTGGCtcatcagatcctcctgtgggcccagggGAAACTGCTCTCGGTCAAGGCAGTTTAAATACCAGGGTATCTCAATgtgggagcagacatcctgtcgaggcaggggccgaggcccagggaatggagacttcaccccaAGGTGGTGAAGCTCCTATGGGAGAACTTCGGCAGAGCCGAAGTGGATCTGTTTGAGTCTCGAGAGACGACTCACTGCCCATTATGGTTCTCCATGACAAACCCAGCACCTCCGGGGCTGGATGCTATGGTACAGCCATGGCCAAGGCTGcatctgtatgcatttcccctGATTGcgctgctcccgggagttctgggGAGAGTTCGCCAGGACGGGGTCCGTCTGTTATTAGTAGCCACACGGAGTTAggtgtattatatattatttctatttttataggTTGAtaaatgccattaaaataatagtttatataatatgaataaaagtaaaatgtttactGTATGACGTATGGGCAACAATGATTGGACGTAAAAATCAATGATAAACATGACCATGAGAATATGTCCATAACATGTCCCACGTCGccttttaatgtgtgtgtgtgtgtgtgtgtcgagataacaaaagttgttttctcgtgatcacgactttgtattttctcgtgatctcgagataacaaaagttgttttctcgtgatcatgacttaatctctgctctaaattacacaaatgtgccaacaggtgtcagtatattaccaaATATAACTGATGGGGTGCGGTAAATATCTACTTTACTGTATTAGTTCATATTGGCCCAGATTGTACGAGTTTCGGACAGAGAGAGTCTTCgtgatcgctttattttgtacagtattgtGTGCGTTAAGTAATTAACTTAACTGTTAATTActtaacacacacatacttaaATTACTTAACTTAACTGTTAATTACAACTAATTTTGATGTCACTGTATAGTATTCTGTTTGCACCTTATTGTGTATCTTTAAGACGCCATTTTAATCATCGCAGTTTCAGTGTTCATTTACCTCATGTCACTCAATgtatattgataagaaatatgatttatagcctatgtcatttaattcagtgatagtgtgtaacctattgtattttctacatttctttgtaggaaaccacacacatacacataaacactcttcccaaacagcattgttttttcaaagattgttttagcctatatcaactggaataaagttttgttttttggaaatctggagtattgcacctctttttaatggaaaagCTAGGAGGAGGAAGACAGTTTAACACACATCAGCCTATTctacatgaaaaaaataacaaacacgttatgtaatataattttatttcaagcgaatgaggaaaataaaatggGTTTAATCCAAGCAGCTTTAAAAATTTTAGAATTATAGAATAATCTGGCATATTTCTGAAGGCGCTCCGTCTGCACTTGAGatgttgaatgctctgttgattattaaacatgttaacataaataaaatgtgtagcgtacatttattgaacagtgattgattagcctatatgtagttatttattgtaaactttattattaagggaagtaaacattttgctgaaatatccacaagATATAAGAGCGCATGATTTATCCGTCGATCTGATGCGCGTGAAAGTTGTGTTCGTTtctatagcaacagtagaatccgggtgcagtgtttcagaatcaatcaTTGTAAAAAGAACTCTTATGTCGAGAtgacgagaaaattaagtcgtgatcacgagaaaacaactttcgTTATCtggagatcacgagaaaattaagtcgtgatctcgagaaaacaacttttgttatcttgagatcacgagaaaattatgTCGTGATCACAAGAAAACAAgctagaaaaaataataataatccatggccgtttagggcttccgtagaATAGACAGCTTGTTTATTcgttttttcatttagtttaacaaaCGGAAAATGAGATTTTGACCCGATTTCCCATTTTTCGTTTGAGATTTACAAATCGGTTTAtggctttaatatttcattCGTACTGAAAGGCGCTGAAACGCCCCTTTCATCTGATTGGTCAAACCGCGCCGTCTTCAGGACGGCCTCATTTCTGAGTCGGTACGGCATTGTCAAGTCATCCCACTTTATAAGCTTTTGTCGCCACGCGAAACACCACTCGCTGATATCGCTGATATTTAAATAAgaaatgtgttatatttaaCTATAATTAGTGCTGCTGTAAAGCTTCGCCTCTAATGTACGATACTTGAGGGATTACAAGTCATACAGTATGTTGACACGGAGTTAggtgtattatatattatttctatttttataggTTGAtaaatgccattaaaataatagtttatataatatgaataaaagtaaaatgtttactGTATGACGTATGGGCAACAATGATTGGACGTAAAAATCAATGATAAACATGACCATGAGAATATGTCCATAACATGTCCCACGTCGccttttaatgtgtgtgtgtgtgtgtgtgtgtgtgtgctctccGTAACTGAATGCAAGTGCAACATATTTTTGCAAACTGAAGAGCTCATAACTCATGGGAATGTatgataatgtatttttttaaacttacgtAATATCACTCACTTATATGAtgtttttataatgtgtttgcatttgtaataatttatttcgaatttaatttcttaattttgttcatGGAGATAACACTGACAATGTGTCATTAGTGGAAGATTGCTTGCATATCAAACcaatcaaacatttaaaattaaaataacatgaaatttcaagaacagccactagatggctgCAGAGCATCACTCACTGGCTCATTTGCCATTTCCCATAGGTTTTTTTTAGATAGCCTATCTTTTTagacattattataaaattagaaATTTATCTTTGTCAAAGTATCATCActgaagtatatatatatattttttttgcaattatgtCACAATACAGCCAAACCTGAAcatggtgttttgtgtgtgtgtgtgtgtgtgtgtgtgtgtgtgtgtgtgtgtgtgtgtgtgtgtgtgtgtgtgtgtgtgtgttatggtgTCGCTCCATCACTTCTGTGTGTGTTCTGCATTGTAGCTGATAATTTGCTTGACAAAATATGTAACAGAGAGCATTTTTTATAATCTCCCATTCGAAtcaaaaacaattttgtttGCATGCATTGTTGTTAcgataaaataatgttttgcacATTACATTTGACGTTGTATTGACTGACTCACACATCTGCCTGCcctctcagaaaaaaatctacaaaagctgtcactggagTGGTGCCCTATCAAAAGGTACATCTACCTAGAGTGTATATTAGTTACATATTGGGTACCAAAAGTGTACATtcctaaatggtacatattaaAACCCTTTTAAATGGAAACATCCCAGCAACAGCTTTTGTACCATGGATAGTGTAGCATGGATATTtatagtaatcctgaagaccttgtttagctggttcagatgtgtttggttggagctaaactttgcaggacattgatcctccaggagcaggacacACCTGACATGCCCTTCACATTAATTGAATGTGATTCATCAACACCTAGTAGTACATCTTAAAATAGCTCttgacaaattaaaacaaaataaaataaaattcttgtATAGAAATATACTACCAGAGCTTTGCTGGACAAACATTGAATGCATAAAGCAGTGGGAATAAACAATACCTTGAAAAAGGTTAGCAAACTTCAGAGAAACATCAACCAATTAATCatgtaacaaaaataactttaaaaagttCTGTCTAATAAAATGTTAAGAAGGTTGATTTTAAGTTGTATTCCACATAATCTGTTAAATGTTATTTGTAGATTAATGTATTCAATTAATATACCGTATCTTATTCTACCTGGCAGAAATAATCTCTTCAGAATGATATAGCTTTATTGCACTGCACATGAATATGTTAGAACTGATGTGAAGGATTAACTCATTAGCTCATTGGCAGAGAAAATAGTACTGCATTATAAACAGCCAGATTAAATATTTAAGCACtgtttattattacaatgtGTTTTGCTGTAACTTCTTCATTATACATTAATAACAAATTGTGTCCTAGTAACATAAATGCACATTTCAGAGACAAGcaaagacaaacattttatatatttttttttattaaaaccatacaaacatttttttgtaatctgATATAAAATGAACATTGAGAATTTGTTCCCAGTCTAAGGGTGCTAGGCACCATGACTCCATTTTGATCTCTCTGTTTAAATGTAAGAGAGGGCACAGGGATTCCTGCTTTATAGAGTAGGATATTTATACTAATTCTGACCCCTGATGCCACCTAAACTCTTGACTACAGTTTACAGAATGAATATGTATTTACAAGCatgaaaaaacataaaacaaataactattaaaaaaacaacaaagcaaCCAACATTGTTTATACATGTTACATTTCTCAATGCCCAACCAACAGAGTTTTATGTTTCATGTAACATGTAAAGTCATAGGACTCTTTCcatacatgttttatttttggcagTGATTCTTTTGTATGGACAGGCATTAATAAGGCACATACCTTAGGCTCAAACCCTTTTATCCTTTCATATGGGAATGGGTCATACCACCTTtatgttcaaaacactgatacACAACTACAGAAAAAGTTCAAATAactgtacaaaaacaaacagaacctAATTACCAGAGTACCCATTTTAAAAAGCTGTACATATGCAGGTTAGAAACTGCAGGATAGTTTTAATACTGCTGAAAAGTCTCTTAGCTCTTGTAGTGGAGCTTGATGTGTCTTGGTGTTTATAAGTCTTAATTTTGCTTATTTAATCATAAATGGGTAGGTAAAAACAGGTTGATCTAAAAAGCATACATGATATCTCGCTATAGATGCACTGCACTGctgtgacaaaaacagcacacaaCTGACTgttttaaacaaagaaaaaaaaatttagatatatttagaTAAATTGAAGCATGAATTGACACCAATGCTTTTTGGCCACAAATTCAAACATCTTTGTGCAATAAGTATGTTGAGATTGACTAAAATGACCACAAtgttttttccacaaatttcaCATAATGCACTGCCTAACGTCAGCACCAGTCATTTACAATATGaacaaaatgatgtaaaatgtaatttttttacaatataaaaaggaaaaaaaaaatattaacatttatttacaaagaTACAGTCAATAGAATCAAGATACTGAGTTATCAGCTCTAGCATTCTTCTCacttacacaaaaaaaaatggtccCTCTTACTTGccatgaaggaaaaaaaatggatCCAAACAACATTTGGTACTTATGAAATCACTGAAATATTGTTGATTTAAGACACTTAAAAAGACAATTAGAATAATCAAAATATGACACTTGTTAAGAGTGTCAACACTTGTTAAGAGACAGGGTCTTGACCTGTTGACAGTTAAGTCTGTCTATTCACACTGTCTTTGAAGTACGTaatgcactctaaaaaaaaaggtacacaATACATGAGTTATCCTACTCAGTTTAGTGGACAATGTGTTCACtaagaaaaataacatgcacttGTAGCAACAGTGTACAACAAAACATATAGCAACAACAACAGAGAATACTGTTTCAATGTGATGGAAAGTGTCTCCTGTCATCATTATATAGcgatataaaagaaaaaatagccTCTCTATATGTATCTATATGGTTTTATTGGTCACTGCCTCTAGGATGATGAGATAGCTTCAAAATAGATTGTGAACTCTTTGTCAACATCGCctattaaactattttaataaGTATAAGGTAATAACTTTTTACTCATCCCACATTTAAACATGACATGCATAAGTCTGTTATATTTGTCTTATCTATAACATtgttacgatttttttttttttttttttaggggggAAGGCGTTCACAGACTACTGCATAATAGCTAGAAATTTACTCTCTTCTGCGAGGGTGGTAAGGAGGGAGCTCATGTCACCTATAGCCATGTTGTTAGTGCCTGGATGCATGCTGTGAAATGCAGCAGAAACACGAGGAGTAGTCAGTCGGGAGGAAGTCCGAGACAGACCCTGGAGAAAACTAGGACTGATTATGTCAGACACCACACTACTCTGCTCATAGCCATCCTCAAGGATTGAACAAATATCTAAACCCACATTATCTAGGGTACCTGGGCTTCCTTCAACCGTGCTGGTAACCTGATCAACCCCAGGGGACAGAAGAGCCTCAGAAGgtgtttctgtctcttctgACAAGGACTCCATTAGACATGACTGTGCTATGTTGTGAGAAGATGAAGTTTTGGACTCTGCTGCGTCAAAACACTCAGCAATAAACACTGGCTGCTGTTGCTGAAAGGAAGAGCAAGTGCTAGTTTGAAGGTGATCATCTGCCTCAAGCTTCAGCCCTAAAACCTGATTTGTAAGGGAGCAATTGGTGCCATTTCCATTTCTTAAGCTTTGCTGCTGGTATGAATGTGCATTTTGACTGTTGCCAACCTGCTGAGTGGAGTAGAACTGTGGGTGATATAAGCCTCTACGGCCATTGTTGACAGGTGGATGGGACATAGGAGGCTGAGGCTGGTGAGACAGTAGTGCTGCCGGAGACAAGCTGCAGTTGGCTGGTCTTTGCAACAAAAGATTACCTCTGATTTGATGTGTTATTGTGTGATTTTGCTGGAGGTGAGTATGGGATATAGTTGTCTGCTGGGCACAGCTAGGGCGGATGGGGCCCAAATAGATATGAGAGAAGTCTGGTCGACCAAAGTTATTGTGCCTTGATTCCATTTGGGAGGTTGAGGAAGACTCAATCTTAATGCCTGGATTCATCTTGGACTGCTGTTGGGTTGGTTTTGCAATTTGTTGATGCTGCTCTGGATGTCTGCATCCGTAGCTCATACCTGTCATGTGTTGAACACCATCTCTATGAAGACTTAAGTGTTGATCTATAAAATCTGTATGCAGTTGTTGCTGCACAATCATGTTTCCAAAGCGACCAAAGGGGTTGCTCACTATGCCACTCGAGTCTGACCATCTTCCGCATCTCTGAGATTGCTGCCTGGTAGAAGTAACATCGGCACTACCAGAGCTCACTTCATTCCACTGGATAGGCATTACATCTTTACTAATGCCTTCCCCTTCTGCCTCTTTCTGTTGCTCTTGTGGGCTGAGGAAGTTCTGGCCATCTGCAATACCCTGGTCAAAACTGGATCTATGGGGACTGGAATCACTGCTATGGTTTTGAGCCGATTCCTGATCTTGGGAATGGAGATATTGCACCAAATCATCTGGTAGGATGTCCTCATCAACATGTAACAGAAGTCCTTCCTGGTCCATGGCCAATTCCTCAAGTGCTGATTGCTCCATGATGCTAGGAGGGCATGGGGAGTGTAGACTCTTCTGAAAGCTACCTACTTGGCAGGTGTAGTTCTGCCAGCCCAGACTGTGATCTTCTCCATCTGAGTAATGATTACTAGCAAGATGGGGTAATGAATTCATGTTGTTTAGACTGCTGAAACGCTGTACATGTGGCAAGCCAAAAGCACTAGGATCCCGTGGGCGCACAGGGTCACTGGCTCTTCGATCACTATTCCCAGGACCTTCACCAGGGTACAGTCCTCTTCGTTGATACACTGCTTGACTGCCTTGTAAGTTGTGTGTACCATCACTACAGCGACGTGGCCTGACCAGTGGTGGTAGTGTAAGCTGGCCTGTGTCCTGTCCATCTCCCATCAAAGTCAGGCGACTCTTTAGGCTCATTTGCTCCATGTTGGGCAAGGGTGTGGGAGGAGGCCCACCTGTAGCAGCTGCATATTTGGCCTTCAGGTGATAGTGTTGAGCTGGAGTGAGGTTCAAAACACCTCTTGCTCCCATCCCACTTCCTCCAGTACCTCCACTTCCACCACCACCCCAGCTTCCACCGTACACCATCCCACCTGAACTTCCTCCTCCACCTCCACACTGGCTGGCTTCACTGGAGCGTCGGGAGGCATCAGTAGAGATAGGGTCATAAGAGTCAGTGGCACTGAGATTGTGGATACGCCGATGATGGCTGTGCTCAGACTGCGAGGCCTGGCTAGATCGGCGGCTGGAGAAGCAGGGGGAGATGCCAGAGGAGCGACGGCTGCTGCTCAGGTAGGCCGAGCTGGTGTTGCTGCCACTGCTGTCCCGCCGTTCATGCAGCAAACTCAAAACTGTCAGCTCTGTGTTGGACGGTTCAGGACGTGAAGGAAGCTGGGGCACTCCCAAAGAATTACTCCTACCAAGGCATGAACCTAATAACGAGAGATACTCTTGTTAGGAGAGGTTAATGTTATCATTATGATAACATTATAGTCATATTTAGACATAAATGTGTAAGTTACTCAAAAAGAAAacttctgtcatcgtttactcaccctcacattattccaaaccatcaaaatatcttcttttgtgttccgcagaGGAAGAACaagtcataaaaaaaatgatgagggtgatgacagaagtttcattatTGGacaaactaatcctttaagtttaaaAGATTATAAGAACACCTGGTGGCCTGCACTTAAAATGGTAGAGTTCGGTATGTTGACAAAGCTCTGAAAATAAGACCTACCCTTTCCTGTGAGGGCAGGCAGGGCCTGGCCTTTAGGGGGTGGTGTTGGGGACAGATGTCCTAGCCTAGGCACAGCTCCATTCACCTGCCTTAACCTCTCCATCTTGACATGTTCCATCCAGCGTAGGGGCCGTCCTACACTTCGGCGTGTCTGCAAAGCTAGTGTTGCTGCAGTGGCTGTTGCAGTGGATACTGTAGAGTCCATAATGGGGGcatcctcctcctctccctctccttcctccacctcctcctcctcttcattTTCCTTGTCCTCAAGTACTGCCACCTCCCCCACAAGCCCAATGCTGTTTACAGCAAGCTGGACTCCACGGCCGATATGGGGGCCGCCGGTGGACTGGTCACTGCCGCATGAAGACTGACTGCCAGGGCTTGGCTGAGACGTCTATgagggaaagagagaagagaacatatttttttaattttactcaatttatgacaaaaatgtaacaatccTGATCTTTTGGCACATTTTATACAGGTGAAACAGAAGAATGCAATGAGGAGAATGAAATGCAATGTTGAGAAAATTTCTCGCATTCTGCCATGTAACAAGACCTAGTAGAGCAGATGTCTTCAACCCTGCCACTGGAAACCACTGTCCTGGAAAGCTTATTTCCAACCTGCTTGaacacacctgcctgtaatTTCCCGAAGACCTTAATTATCTGGTTtatgtgtgtttgattaggatgGGAGCTAAACTTTCCAGGACAGTgggtctccaggagcagggttgaaaaCCTCTGTAATAGTATATGATTAGTGTGAGCAATAACTTCTACACATTTTCTACATCTTTCTGCCAAATATACATTGCTGTCTACATAAAACTGTATTTGAATCACTTTCATCTCTAATTCAGCACGGAATGTGTGAGAAACAGGTTTCCTCATGCTCACCAGCTGCCAATACCAGAACTAAATGACCAACAGTGGGAGTAGAGGTAAGCTTGTTTGCCCCAAATTTCAGAAAACAGGGCACATGAACAATGGTCTCCCTTTAGAGCTGATGGGCTCTAATTATGTTGGGTTTTTTTGTGTTGCAAATGGATAATGGCTGCTAAAGAACTGACTGTCTCATTAGTAGTGGTGAAAGaaagcttttttttccccttttttttttgcgatTTGCGATCGAGTTTTCTCAACCTAGAGCTGAATAAAGATCCAGAACACAATGAAACCATAAGTGCAGTCACAGCTCACTGATTTAAAACTGCAACACAGTTCTAGAGCAAAATACATAAACAGTTACTAGAGTTAGCTGTATCATGCAAGCTGATATAATACTCATGTGACCATAGGCAACAATAGTGTGACAATAAAATATGCACcatgctttaaataaaaaaaaatactactaataaaaaGGTATTTTTACATACagcattaatattaatgtaagaGATGACATGATGCTGTTGACCGATGACTGAATGAATAGCCAAAATTGATCCAGATGGCCCAGACTTGAAAGGATAGAATGAGTAATAAAAAGAGAGAAGATCAGACCTATAATGACATCACCATTCTCACCTGATCACCCACTGTCCTTATTAAGAGAGGAAAAGTTATGCGTGTGGTAGTGGACAAAAAAGATATTCAGTTATTAATTTGCTCATGCAAGGCAAAATGTAGCTGAGCAGTTATGAAACAAGGAATGGAAAGGTAAAGACACATTAGTTTTGGAGTAAACATTTGTAAGACAAAGGCCACATACACACTGCAGTTAATTTTGGTTGTCAGTTCACCTCTTTAATGCTTAATCCCTTTCTGTCCACACAAAGTTCAGAaatttacgggagtgacaaccgcattctacaacAAAATTAACTCCCGAAAAGTGCAGGTAACAACTGCATTTACAAAAATTCTACACAGTGTGTATGTAACTGAACTACTAGTTaataatgacatatttaattgCATATCAGAGATGTTTCTCTCTTCTGTATGCGTGGTGCAAGAAAATCACAGAGAACGGGGTACTAAGCTTGACTCAAATTATGTTGCCAGattttgctaaaaaaaacagcagacatGAACAAGCCCATAATAAACCAAAATAACTCAAATTGCTTTATATTGGAAATAAGACCAAAACTTATAAACTTGATTGCTTTATGAGCCAAGCTCAAAATAACAAGCCCAAAAACACTTATATGTGAACAAGCATAGCGGATACCAAACATGCAAGACGGCAGAACATTGCTATGGTTACCACTGTGTCAATCATCACAATTTCAGGAGTGAGTcatgttctgtacacacacggAACAATAATTGAGGGGTTACTCCTGTATTTAAATGTGGTTGCCACTCCGGAAATTTTATAGTGTGTACATGGTCAAAAGGACATACAAGGTTAGATTTaagtttatttatgtttaaCTTTTGGAGATGAAACTTTATAAGCGTATTGTATAGCCTACCTAAATAGCAAACCATTAATTTtgttctaattttttttttttaatatgaaagGAGGCTTACCATGGGCTTTTCTGTTTTGATTGACTTGACTTGTAGACATTCATCCTGTTTCGAGGTAGCATGGTTATACTCCCTTTGGTCCGTGATCGCTCCGAGAGGCAGTTGTCCTGGTGACCTGCTTTGTCCATTACCTCCAGGTTCTCGTGGCTGAGGTGGGGGTCGCGGGTATGTATCCCCACGTTGTTTCTTGGTGACATGGGCTTCAGGACCATGTACAGTCTTAACATGTTTCCGTAAAGAGCTGGGGTCAGTATATCGCTTAGTGCAGCCAGGGATTTTACACACATAGGGTTTCTAAGATAAGTAAAGAGAGAGGAAGCATCTGCATCAAAATGGAAAGTTGTTTCATAGGTGGATTAAGTTCCGTTTTGGAAAAAAGTTTACAAAGGCACTGCTTTCCTCACTGCAATAATGTGCACAg from Ctenopharyngodon idella isolate HZGC_01 chromosome 23, HZGC01, whole genome shotgun sequence carries:
- the gli3 gene encoding transcriptional activator GLI3 isoform X2, which gives rise to METQSQTSSAAEKKKRVETIVATKSASTRADISEKAVASSTTSNEDDSSGSPYHRERRNAISGQTTVLGTSGKLSEEPSTSTEERSPLVKKELHSSLPHLSDHTLPYRGTLFTMDPRNGYLDPHYTTPQFFPAFHHPVPIDDRHTQGRYIYEPSPVPPLHVPPALAASPAFSDISLIRISPHRNPSVGAESPFNPPHPYINPYMDYIRSLHSSPSLSMISAARGLSPADAPHTGLTTAEYYHQMALLAGHRSPYADIIPSVASTTGPASNALHMEYLQAMESSRFPSPRFTNRPSRKRPLPSSPSLSDPSFDLQAMIRTSPNSLVTILNNSRSSSSTSGSYGHLSAGTISPALSFAYPPTPVALQMHQQLIGRQPGIVGSAFGHSPPLVHPAPAFATQRPVPGIPPSSLAPTERSTASNDSQTKPTSESAVSSTGDPMHHKRSKLKADEEPPSPGAVSMQEQTDGMTLVKEEGDKEEGKQEPEVVYETNCHWEGCCREFDTQEQLVHHINNDHIHGEKKEFVCRWEECSREQKPFKAQYMLVVHMRRHTGEKPHKCTFEGCSKAYSRLENLKTHLRSHTGEKPYVCEHEGCNKAFSNASDRAKHQNRTHSNEKPYVCKIPGCTKRYTDPSSLRKHVKTVHGPEAHVTKKQRGDTYPRPPPQPREPGGNGQSRSPGQLPLGAITDQREYNHATSKQDECLQVKSIKTEKPMTSQPSPGSQSSCGSDQSTGGPHIGRGVQLAVNSIGLVGEVAVLEDKENEEEEEVEEGEGEEEDAPIMDSTVSTATATAATLALQTRRSVGRPLRWMEHVKMERLRQVNGAVPRLGHLSPTPPPKGQALPALTGKGSCLGRSNSLGVPQLPSRPEPSNTELTVLSLLHERRDSSGSNTSSAYLSSSRRSSGISPCFSSRRSSQASQSEHSHHRRIHNLSATDSYDPISTDASRRSSEASQCGGGGGSSGGMVYGGSWGGGGSGGTGGSGMGARGVLNLTPAQHYHLKAKYAAATGGPPPTPLPNMEQMSLKSRLTLMGDGQDTGQLTLPPLVRPRRCSDGTHNLQGSQAVYQRRGLYPGEGPGNSDRRASDPVRPRDPSAFGLPHVQRFSSLNNMNSLPHLASNHYSDGEDHSLGWQNYTCQVGSFQKSLHSPCPPSIMEQSALEELAMDQEGLLLHVDEDILPDDLVQYLHSQDQESAQNHSSDSSPHRSSFDQGIADGQNFLSPQEQQKEAEGEGISKDVMPIQWNEVSSGSADVTSTRQQSQRCGRWSDSSGIVSNPFGRFGNMIVQQQLHTDFIDQHLSLHRDGVQHMTGMSYGCRHPEQHQQIAKPTQQQSKMNPGIKIESSSTSQMESRHNNFGRPDFSHIYLGPIRPSCAQQTTISHTHLQQNHTITHQIRGNLLLQRPANCSLSPAALLSHQPQPPMSHPPVNNGRRGLYHPQFYSTQQVGNSQNAHSYQQQSLRNGNGTNCSLTNQVLGLKLEADDHLQTSTCSSFQQQQPVFIAECFDAAESKTSSSHNIAQSCLMESLSEETETPSEALLSPGVDQVTSTVEGSPGTLDNVGLDICSILEDGYEQSSVVSDIISPSFLQGLSRTSSRLTTPRVSAAFHSMHPGTNNMAIGDMSSLLTTLAEESKFLAIMQ
- the gli3 gene encoding transcriptional activator GLI3 isoform X1 is translated as METQSQTSSAAEKKKRVETIVATKSASTRADISEKAVASSTTSNEDDSSGSPYHRERRNAISGQTTVLGTSGKLSEEPSTSTEERSPLVKKELHSSLPHLSDHTLPYRGTLFTMDPRNGYLDPHYTTPQFFPAFHHPVPIDDRHTQGRYIYEPSPVPPLHVPPALAASPAFSDISLIRISPHRNPSVGAESPFNPPHPYINPYMDYIRSLHSSPSLSMISAARGLSPADAPHTGLTTAEYYHQMALLAGHRSPYADIIPSVASTTGPASNALHMEYLQAMESSRFPSPRFTNRPSRKRPLPSSPSLSDPSFDLQAMIRTSPNSLVTILNNSRSSSSTSGSYGHLSAGTISPALSFAYPPTPVALQMHQQLIGRQPGIVGSAFGHSPPLVHPAPAFATQRPVPGIPPSSLAPTERSTASNDSQTKPTSESAVSSTGDPMHHKRSKLKADEEPPSPGAVSMQEQTDGMTLVKEEGDKEEGKQEPEVVYETNCHWEGCCREFDTQEQLVHSLEVPVVAVVLYRGRPKMNRSLLRAARVASAPHINNDHIHGEKKEFVCRWEECSREQKPFKAQYMLVVHMRRHTGEKPHKCTFEGCSKAYSRLENLKTHLRSHTGEKPYVCEHEGCNKAFSNASDRAKHQNRTHSNEKPYVCKIPGCTKRYTDPSSLRKHVKTVHGPEAHVTKKQRGDTYPRPPPQPREPGGNGQSRSPGQLPLGAITDQREYNHATSKQDECLQVKSIKTEKPMTSQPSPGSQSSCGSDQSTGGPHIGRGVQLAVNSIGLVGEVAVLEDKENEEEEEVEEGEGEEEDAPIMDSTVSTATATAATLALQTRRSVGRPLRWMEHVKMERLRQVNGAVPRLGHLSPTPPPKGQALPALTGKGSCLGRSNSLGVPQLPSRPEPSNTELTVLSLLHERRDSSGSNTSSAYLSSSRRSSGISPCFSSRRSSQASQSEHSHHRRIHNLSATDSYDPISTDASRRSSEASQCGGGGGSSGGMVYGGSWGGGGSGGTGGSGMGARGVLNLTPAQHYHLKAKYAAATGGPPPTPLPNMEQMSLKSRLTLMGDGQDTGQLTLPPLVRPRRCSDGTHNLQGSQAVYQRRGLYPGEGPGNSDRRASDPVRPRDPSAFGLPHVQRFSSLNNMNSLPHLASNHYSDGEDHSLGWQNYTCQVGSFQKSLHSPCPPSIMEQSALEELAMDQEGLLLHVDEDILPDDLVQYLHSQDQESAQNHSSDSSPHRSSFDQGIADGQNFLSPQEQQKEAEGEGISKDVMPIQWNEVSSGSADVTSTRQQSQRCGRWSDSSGIVSNPFGRFGNMIVQQQLHTDFIDQHLSLHRDGVQHMTGMSYGCRHPEQHQQIAKPTQQQSKMNPGIKIESSSTSQMESRHNNFGRPDFSHIYLGPIRPSCAQQTTISHTHLQQNHTITHQIRGNLLLQRPANCSLSPAALLSHQPQPPMSHPPVNNGRRGLYHPQFYSTQQVGNSQNAHSYQQQSLRNGNGTNCSLTNQVLGLKLEADDHLQTSTCSSFQQQQPVFIAECFDAAESKTSSSHNIAQSCLMESLSEETETPSEALLSPGVDQVTSTVEGSPGTLDNVGLDICSILEDGYEQSSVVSDIISPSFLQGLSRTSSRLTTPRVSAAFHSMHPGTNNMAIGDMSSLLTTLAEESKFLAIMQ